One part of the Streptococcus sp. oral taxon 431 genome encodes these proteins:
- a CDS encoding YceD family protein: MKLNIQEIRKQPEGLHFEQTLDLAADLRARNQEILDVKDIVTVGKVQYEDRMFFLDYQLSYIIVLASSRSMEPVELKESYPVTEIFMEGATNQLDQEVLDDDLVLPIENGEIDLSESVSDNILLNIPIKVLTAEEEAGQGFVSGNDWQIMSEEEYQAQQAVKKEENSPFAGLQGLFDGDE; the protein is encoded by the coding sequence ATGAAATTAAATATTCAAGAAATCCGTAAGCAGCCTGAAGGCTTGCACTTTGAGCAGACTTTAGACTTAGCAGCTGACTTGCGTGCCCGTAATCAAGAAATTTTAGATGTAAAAGATATTGTTACGGTAGGGAAGGTTCAGTACGAAGACCGTATGTTTTTCCTAGACTATCAATTGTCTTATATAATCGTTTTAGCTTCTAGTCGTAGCATGGAACCGGTAGAATTGAAAGAGTCTTATCCAGTAACGGAAATCTTTATGGAAGGTGCTACCAATCAACTGGACCAAGAAGTTCTAGATGATGACTTGGTTTTACCGATTGAAAATGGGGAAATCGACTTGTCTGAAAGTGTTTCAGATAATATCTTGCTCAATATTCCAATCAAGGTCTTAACAGCTGAGGAAGAAGCTGGTCAGGGATTTGTTTCTGGAAATGACTGGCAAATTATGTCTGAGGAAGAGTATCAAGCTCAACAGGCAGTCAAGAAAGAAGAAAATAGTCCTTTTGCAGGTTTACAAGGGCTGTTTGATGGAGATGAATAG
- a CDS encoding aspartate carbamoyltransferase catalytic subunit: MSENQQAIQHVVSMEDLTVEQVMKLIKRGIEFKNGAKASYEDQHIVSNLFFESSTRTHKSFEVAEIKLGLQLLDFDVKTSSVNKGETLYDTILTLSALGVDACVIRHPEVDYYRELIDSPTITTSIINGGDGSGQHPSQSLLDLMTIYEEFGHFEGLKVAIAGDLDHSRVAKSNMQILKRLGAELYFAGPEEWRSQEFADYGQFVSIDEIIDQVDVMMFLRVQHERHESGTVFSKEGYHAQHGLTQERYDRLKDKAILMHPAPVNRDVEIADHLVEAPKSRIVQQMTNGVFVRMAILESVLTYRNAK; this comes from the coding sequence ATGTCAGAAAATCAACAAGCCATTCAACATGTAGTCTCAATGGAAGACCTTACTGTAGAACAAGTCATGAAATTGATTAAACGCGGGATCGAATTTAAAAATGGAGCAAAGGCTTCTTATGAAGACCAACACATCGTCTCTAATCTCTTCTTTGAGAGTTCGACTCGTACCCACAAATCTTTTGAAGTAGCAGAGATTAAACTGGGCCTTCAGCTACTGGACTTCGATGTGAAAACAAGTTCAGTCAACAAGGGTGAAACACTCTACGATACAATTTTGACCTTGTCAGCCTTGGGAGTAGATGCCTGTGTCATCCGACATCCAGAGGTAGATTACTACAGAGAGTTGATCGATAGTCCGACGATTACGACTTCGATTATCAATGGTGGCGATGGTTCGGGGCAACACCCAAGCCAGAGCTTGCTTGATTTAATGACGATTTATGAAGAATTTGGACACTTTGAAGGACTCAAGGTAGCCATTGCTGGTGACCTTGACCATTCGCGTGTGGCCAAATCCAATATGCAAATCTTAAAACGCTTAGGAGCAGAACTCTACTTTGCTGGGCCTGAGGAATGGAGAAGTCAAGAGTTTGCAGACTATGGACAGTTTGTAAGCATTGATGAAATCATTGACCAAGTTGATGTGATGATGTTTCTCCGTGTTCAGCATGAGCGTCATGAAAGTGGAACAGTCTTTTCAAAAGAAGGCTATCATGCCCAGCATGGTTTGACTCAAGAACGCTATGATCGCTTGAAAGATAAAGCTATTCTGATGCATCCTGCTCCTGTAAATCGCGATGTTGAAATTGCTGATCACTTGGTCGAAGCACCAAAATCACGTATTGTTCAACAAATGACCAATGGTGTCTTTGTCAGAATGGCAATTTTAGAATCTGTATTGACTTACAGAAACGCAAAATAA
- a CDS encoding DMT family transporter produces the protein MSKALKGTLFTVIAGIAWGLSGTSGQYLMAHGISALVLTNIRLIIAGLLLVLLAYTKSRDKFVAFLKDKSSLISLLLFSLFGLFLNQLAYLSAIQETNAGTATVLQYVCPVGILAYTCIKDKVAPTLSEIISMFLAIGGTFLIATHGQLDQLSMTPSGLFWGLFSALTYALYIILPIKLIQKWGSILVIGVGMTISGFLAVPFTGLIGASIPISFDIFLAFAGIILIGTVFAYTAFLKGASMIGPVKSSLLASIEPISAVFFAFMIMGDIFYPVDFLGMAMILLAVTIISLKDLMLEKKHHSV, from the coding sequence ATGTCAAAAGCTTTAAAAGGAACTCTTTTTACAGTGATTGCAGGTATTGCCTGGGGCTTGTCTGGCACCAGTGGTCAGTACTTGATGGCTCATGGGATTTCTGCTCTTGTTCTGACCAATATCCGTTTGATAATTGCTGGATTACTCTTGGTTCTTCTGGCCTATACTAAATCGAGGGATAAATTTGTGGCCTTTCTGAAGGATAAATCAAGTCTGATTTCTCTCTTGCTATTTTCTTTATTTGGTCTTTTTCTGAATCAATTAGCTTATCTATCGGCTATTCAGGAGACAAATGCTGGGACAGCGACAGTCCTCCAGTATGTCTGTCCAGTTGGGATTCTTGCTTACACTTGTATCAAGGATAAGGTGGCTCCGACGCTTTCAGAAATCATCTCTATGTTTTTAGCTATAGGTGGGACCTTTCTCATTGCAACCCATGGGCAATTGGATCAACTCTCGATGACTCCATCTGGTCTATTTTGGGGTTTGTTCTCGGCCCTGACCTATGCTCTTTATATCATTTTACCCATAAAATTAATTCAAAAATGGGGGAGCATATTGGTTATTGGTGTTGGAATGACCATCTCAGGTTTTCTAGCAGTACCTTTTACAGGCCTTATTGGGGCCAGTATTCCCATATCTTTTGATATCTTTCTAGCTTTTGCTGGCATCATTCTGATTGGAACGGTCTTTGCCTATACAGCCTTCCTCAAGGGAGCCAGTATGATAGGACCAGTCAAGTCTAGCCTTTTGGCTTCGATTGAGCCTATCTCGGCAGTATTTTTTGCCTTCATGATTATGGGGGATATCTTTTATCCAGTAGATTTTCTTGGTATGGCAATGATTTTATTAGCCGTGACTATCATTTCATTGAAGGATTTAATGCTTGAAAAGAAACATCATTCCGTTTAA
- a CDS encoding LemA family protein: protein MTWIILGVLALIVTFVIVSYNGLVKNRMQTKEAWSQIDVQLKRRNDLLPNLIETVKGYAKYEGSTLERVAELRNQVAAATSPAEAMKASDALSRQVSGIFAVAENYPDLKASGNFAQLQEELTNTENKISYSRQLYNSVVSNYNVKLETFPSNLVAGLFGFKVADFLQTPEEEKAVPKVDFSGLGD, encoded by the coding sequence ATGACTTGGATTATTCTTGGAGTTCTTGCTCTTATTGTTACTTTCGTAATTGTTAGTTATAACGGTTTGGTTAAAAATCGCATGCAAACTAAGGAGGCATGGAGTCAGATTGATGTTCAGTTGAAACGTCGTAACGATCTCTTGCCAAACTTGATTGAGACTGTAAAGGGATATGCAAAGTATGAAGGTTCAACACTTGAAAGAGTTGCAGAGCTTCGCAATCAAGTAGCCGCTGCAACATCACCGGCAGAAGCTATGAAAGCTAGTGATGCCCTTTCACGCCAAGTATCAGGAATTTTTGCTGTTGCAGAAAATTATCCAGACCTAAAAGCGAGTGGCAACTTTGCACAATTGCAAGAGGAGTTGACCAATACTGAAAATAAAATTTCTTACTCTCGCCAACTTTATAATAGTGTTGTTAGCAACTATAATGTTAAATTGGAAACTTTCCCTAGCAACCTAGTTGCTGGACTCTTTGGTTTTAAAGTGGCTGATTTCCTTCAGACTCCTGAAGAAGAAAAGGCAGTACCAAAGGTTGATTTTAGTGGTTTAGGTGACTAG
- the htpX gene encoding zinc metalloprotease HtpX, with amino-acid sequence MLYDQIASNKRRTWILLLVFFLLLALVGYAVGYLFMRSGLGGLVIALIIGFIYALSMIFQSTEIVMSMNGAREVNEQTAPTLYHVVEDMAMVAQIPMPRVFIIDDASLNAFATGSNPQNAAVAATSGLLAVMNREELEAVIGHEVSHIRNYDIRISTIAVALASAITLLSSMAGRMMWWGGAGRGRRSDDRDSGGLEIIMLVVSLLAIVLAPLAATLVQLAISRQREFLADASSVELTRNPQGMINALRKLDNSKPMSRHVDDASSALYINDPQKRGGLQKLFYTHPPISERIERLKHM; translated from the coding sequence ATGTTGTATGATCAAATCGCGAGTAATAAGCGAAGAACTTGGATTTTACTACTAGTATTCTTTTTACTTTTGGCTTTGGTTGGATATGCAGTTGGTTATCTCTTTATGCGATCTGGTCTTGGTGGCTTAGTTATCGCTCTGATTATCGGCTTTATCTATGCCTTGTCCATGATTTTTCAATCAACAGAGATAGTCATGAGTATGAATGGTGCGCGTGAGGTGAATGAGCAGACTGCACCAACCCTCTATCATGTTGTGGAAGATATGGCTATGGTGGCGCAAATCCCTATGCCACGTGTCTTTATCATCGATGATGCTAGTTTAAATGCCTTTGCTACGGGTTCAAATCCCCAAAATGCAGCTGTAGCCGCAACTTCAGGACTCTTAGCGGTTATGAATCGTGAAGAGTTAGAAGCGGTTATAGGTCATGAAGTCAGTCACATTCGTAACTATGATATTCGTATTTCTACTATCGCGGTTGCCCTTGCCAGTGCCATTACGCTTTTATCAAGTATGGCTGGACGCATGATGTGGTGGGGTGGTGCAGGTCGTGGTCGTAGAAGTGATGACCGTGATAGTGGTGGACTTGAAATTATTATGCTAGTTGTTTCTCTCCTAGCAATTGTTTTGGCTCCCCTAGCAGCAACCTTGGTACAACTAGCCATCTCTCGTCAACGAGAATTTTTAGCAGATGCTTCCAGTGTGGAGTTGACTCGTAATCCTCAAGGGATGATTAATGCTCTACGTAAGTTGGACAATAGTAAACCCATGAGCCGTCATGTAGATGATGCTAGCAGTGCACTTTACATCAACGATCCTCAAAAACGAGGTGGGTTGCAAAAACTCTTCTATACCCATCCGCCAATCTCAGAACGGATTGAGCGTCTGAAACATATGTAA
- a CDS encoding ATP-binding cassette domain-containing protein, with translation MQYGHSRKGNKMIKINHLTITQNKDLRDLVSDLTMTIQDGEKVAIIGEEGNGKSTLLRALMGERLADFTIRGEIQSDLQSLAYIPQHLPEELKIKSLQDYFFLESADLDYSILYRLAEELQFDSSRFASDQEIGSLSGGEALKIQLIHELAKPFEILFLDEPSNDLDLETVNWLKKQVQKIGQTVIFISHDEDFLSQTADTIIHLRLVKHRKEAETLVEHLDYDRYSEQRKANFARQSQQAANDQRAYDKTMEKHRRVKQNVENTLRNTKNDVAGRLLAKKMKNVLSQEKRFEKEAQSMTQKPLEEEEIQLFFSDIEPLAASKVLVRLENETLSIGQRVLAQGLQLTVRGQEKIGIIGPNGVGKSTLLGKLQQLLSDKREISLGFMPQDYQETLNLDLSPVEFLSQTGHKEELQKIQSHLASLNFSYPEMHHHIRSLSGGQQGKLLLLNLVLRKPNFLLLDEPTRNFSPTSQPEIRKLFANYPGGLVTVSHDRRFLKEVCTNIYRLTEHGLEIVDLQDL, from the coding sequence ATGCAATATGGACATTCTAGAAAGGGCAACAAAATGATAAAAATCAATCATCTAACCATTACACAAAACAAAGATCTCCGAGATCTTGTATCTGACCTAACCATGACTATCCAAGACGGGGAGAAGGTTGCTATTATTGGGGAAGAAGGAAATGGCAAATCAACCTTGCTTCGAGCTTTAATGGGGGAAAGATTAGCTGATTTCACTATCAGAGGAGAAATCCAATCTGACCTTCAGTCCCTGGCCTACATTCCCCAACACCTCCCTGAAGAACTGAAGATAAAATCTCTACAGGACTACTTCTTTTTAGAGTCTGCTGATTTGGACTACAGTATTCTCTATCGTTTAGCTGAGGAATTGCAATTTGATAGCAGTCGTTTTGCTAGTGACCAAGAGATAGGTAGCCTATCGGGTGGTGAAGCTTTGAAAATTCAGCTCATCCATGAATTGGCTAAGCCCTTTGAGATTCTATTTTTAGATGAACCTTCAAATGACCTGGACCTTGAGACAGTTAATTGGCTAAAAAAGCAGGTTCAGAAGATTGGGCAGACCGTTATTTTCATTTCTCATGATGAAGACTTCCTCTCTCAAACGGCAGACACCATTATCCACTTGCGACTGGTCAAGCATCGGAAGGAGGCTGAAACCCTAGTCGAGCACTTAGATTATGATCGCTATAGTGAGCAGAGAAAGGCTAATTTTGCAAGACAAAGTCAGCAAGCTGCTAACGACCAGAGAGCCTATGACAAAACCATGGAAAAACATCGCCGAGTTAAGCAAAATGTAGAAAATACCTTGCGAAACACTAAAAATGATGTTGCCGGGCGCCTACTGGCTAAAAAGATGAAAAATGTTCTCTCTCAAGAAAAACGCTTTGAAAAGGAAGCTCAGTCCATGACCCAAAAGCCACTTGAAGAGGAAGAAATCCAACTTTTCTTTTCAGATATAGAGCCATTAGCTGCTTCAAAAGTCTTGGTTCGACTGGAAAATGAGACTTTATCCATTGGCCAGCGTGTTTTAGCTCAAGGGCTACAATTAACTGTCCGTGGTCAAGAAAAAATCGGTATCATCGGGCCAAATGGTGTTGGCAAATCCACTCTGTTAGGCAAGTTGCAGCAACTACTAAGCGACAAAAGAGAGATTTCGCTTGGATTTATGCCACAAGATTACCAAGAAACATTGAATTTGGATCTATCTCCAGTAGAATTTCTTAGCCAGACTGGACACAAAGAGGAATTACAGAAAATCCAATCTCACTTAGCTAGCCTCAACTTCAGCTATCCAGAGATGCACCACCATATCCGCTCATTATCGGGCGGTCAACAAGGTAAACTTCTTCTTTTGAATTTAGTGCTGCGAAAACCAAATTTTCTCCTTCTGGATGAACCCACACGAAATTTTTCTCCAACTTCTCAACCAGAAATCAGAAAACTCTTTGCCAATTATCCCGGTGGTCTGGTTACTGTTTCGCATGATCGACGTTTCTTAAAAGAAGTCTGTACGAATATCTATCGTTTGACAGAACATGGTTTGGAAATAGTTGATTTACAAGATTTATAA
- the rsmG gene encoding 16S rRNA (guanine(527)-N(7))-methyltransferase RsmG: MKPETFYQLLAEQNIHLSDQQKVQFERYFELLVEWNEKINLTAITEKEEVYLKHFYDSIAPILQGLIENQPIKLLDIGAGAGFPSLPMKILYPQLDVTIIDSLNKRINFLNLLAQELGLENVHFYHGRAEDFAQDKNFRAQFDIVTARAVARMQVLSELTIPYLKVGGKLLALKASNAPEELTEAKNALNLLFSKVEDNLSYTLPNGDPRYITIVEKKKETPNKYPRKAGMPNKRPL, encoded by the coding sequence ATGAAACCAGAAACATTTTATCAACTACTAGCTGAACAAAATATCCATCTTTCTGACCAGCAAAAAGTTCAATTTGAGCGTTATTTTGAACTCTTGGTCGAATGGAATGAAAAAATCAACCTAACTGCTATTACAGAAAAAGAAGAAGTCTATCTCAAACACTTCTATGATTCCATCGCTCCTATTTTACAGGGATTGATTGAAAACCAGCCCATTAAACTCTTAGACATTGGTGCTGGAGCAGGTTTTCCTAGCCTCCCTATGAAGATTCTCTATCCTCAGCTAGATGTGACCATTATTGATTCCCTTAATAAACGAATTAACTTTCTGAATCTATTAGCCCAAGAACTAGGCTTAGAAAATGTTCACTTCTATCATGGACGTGCCGAAGATTTTGCCCAAGATAAGAATTTCCGTGCTCAGTTTGATATCGTTACAGCTCGTGCTGTTGCCCGTATGCAGGTCTTGTCCGAGTTGACTATTCCCTACTTAAAAGTCGGTGGAAAATTGCTAGCACTGAAGGCTAGCAATGCCCCAGAGGAATTAACTGAGGCTAAAAATGCCCTTAACCTTCTCTTTAGTAAGGTTGAAGATAATCTCAGTTACACACTTCCTAACGGAGACCCTCGCTACATTACTATTGTAGAAAAGAAAAAAGAAACTCCAAATAAATACCCAAGAAAGGCTGGCATGCCTAACAAACGTCCACTTTAG
- the nth gene encoding endonuclease III, with product MVLSKKRARHVIEEIIALFPDAKPSLDFRNHFELLVAVMLSAQTTDAAVNKATPGLFVAFPTPQAMADASESEIASYISRLGLYRNKAKFLKKCAQQLLDDFDGQVPRTREELESLAGVGRKTANVVLSVGFGIPAFAVDTHVERICKHHDIVKKSATPLEVEKRVMDVLPPEEWLTAHQAMIYFGRAICHPKNPECDQYPQLYDFSSL from the coding sequence ATGGTTTTATCCAAGAAACGTGCCCGTCATGTCATTGAGGAAATCATCGCTCTTTTTCCAGATGCAAAACCTAGTCTAGACTTTCGCAATCATTTTGAACTTCTGGTTGCTGTTATGCTGTCAGCTCAGACGACAGATGCAGCAGTCAACAAGGCTACACCTGGACTTTTCGTGGCCTTTCCAACCCCACAAGCTATGGCAGATGCAAGTGAGAGTGAGATTGCCTCGTATATTTCTCGTCTTGGGCTTTATCGAAATAAAGCTAAGTTCCTTAAGAAGTGTGCCCAGCAACTACTGGATGATTTTGATGGTCAAGTCCCTCGGACTAGAGAAGAATTAGAGAGTTTGGCAGGAGTTGGCCGAAAAACTGCTAACGTAGTTTTGAGCGTAGGCTTCGGTATTCCGGCCTTTGCAGTTGATACTCACGTAGAGCGAATCTGTAAACACCACGATATTGTTAAAAAATCAGCTACACCCCTTGAGGTCGAAAAACGTGTTATGGATGTATTGCCACCAGAAGAATGGTTGACAGCCCATCAGGCTATGATTTACTTTGGTCGTGCTATTTGTCATCCGAAAAATCCAGAATGCGATCAGTATCCGCAATTATATGATTTTAGTTCGTTATAA
- the pyrR gene encoding bifunctional pyr operon transcriptional regulator/uracil phosphoribosyltransferase PyrR — protein sequence MKTKEVVDELTVKRAITRITYEIIERNKDLNKIVLAGIKTRGVFIAHRIQERLEQLENISVPVVELDTKPYRDDVKSGEDTSLISVDVTDREVILVDDVLYTGRTIRAAIDNIVGHGRPARVSLAVLVDRGHRELPIRPDYVGKNIPTSRSEEIIVEMTELDGQDRVLITEEA from the coding sequence ATGAAGACAAAAGAAGTTGTAGACGAATTGACCGTCAAACGAGCGATTACTCGGATTACCTACGAGATTATCGAGCGCAATAAAGATTTAAACAAGATTGTATTGGCTGGGATAAAAACACGTGGTGTCTTTATCGCCCACCGCATCCAAGAGCGCTTGGAACAATTGGAAAACATTTCTGTTCCTGTTGTAGAATTAGACACAAAACCTTACCGTGACGATGTCAAAAGTGGTGAAGATACTTCGTTAATTTCTGTTGATGTGACAGATCGCGAAGTCATTTTGGTGGATGACGTACTTTATACAGGTCGTACAATCCGAGCTGCTATCGATAACATTGTCGGACATGGTCGCCCAGCGCGCGTGAGTCTTGCGGTACTGGTTGACCGCGGGCATAGAGAATTACCGATTCGTCCAGACTATGTAGGGAAAAATATCCCAACCAGTCGTTCAGAAGAAATCATCGTAGAGATGACTGAACTAGATGGACAAGATCGTGTTCTTATTACCGAAGAAGCTTAG
- a CDS encoding uracil-xanthine permease family protein: MKQESTVDLLLDVDQRPSAGKGILLSFQHVFAMFGATILVPLILGMPVSVALFASGVGTLIYMVCTGFKVPVYLGSSFAFITAMSLAMKEMGGDVSAAQTGVILTGFVYVLVAASVRFAGTKWIDKLLPPIIIGPMIIVIGLGLASSAVTNAGLVADGNWKNALVAVVTFLIAAFINTKGKGFLRIIPFLFAIIGGYLFALALGLVDFTPVLEANWFEIPGFYLPFNTGGAFKQYDLYFGPETIAILPIAIVTISEHIGDHTVLGQICGRQFLKEPGLHRTLLGDGIATSVSAFLGGPANTTYGENTGVIGMTRIASVSVIRNAAFIAIALSFLGKFTALISTIPNSVLGGMSILLYGVIASNGLKVLIKERVDFGQMRNLIIASAMLVLGLGGAILKLGPVTLSGTALSAMTGIILNLILPYENKD, translated from the coding sequence ATGAAACAGGAATCAACTGTTGATTTGCTTTTAGACGTTGACCAACGTCCTTCAGCTGGAAAGGGAATTCTTCTTAGCTTCCAGCACGTATTCGCCATGTTTGGTGCTACTATCTTGGTACCTTTAATCTTGGGAATGCCTGTATCGGTTGCCCTTTTTGCATCAGGTGTAGGAACACTCATTTACATGGTTTGTACTGGCTTTAAAGTTCCAGTTTATTTGGGTTCTTCTTTCGCCTTTATCACAGCCATGTCACTTGCTATGAAAGAAATGGGTGGCGATGTATCTGCCGCTCAAACTGGGGTTATTCTTACAGGTTTTGTCTATGTCCTTGTTGCTGCAAGTGTTCGCTTTGCAGGTACAAAGTGGATCGACAAACTCTTACCTCCAATCATTATCGGTCCTATGATCATCGTTATCGGTCTTGGACTTGCTAGTTCAGCTGTTACCAACGCTGGTCTTGTAGCGGACGGAAATTGGAAAAACGCTCTTGTAGCAGTTGTTACTTTCTTGATTGCTGCCTTTATCAATACAAAAGGAAAAGGCTTCCTACGAATTATCCCATTCCTATTTGCCATTATCGGTGGTTACCTCTTTGCCCTAGCACTTGGATTGGTTGACTTCACTCCTGTTCTTGAAGCTAACTGGTTTGAAATCCCTGGTTTCTACCTACCATTCAATACAGGTGGTGCCTTCAAACAATACGACCTTTACTTCGGTCCTGAAACAATTGCCATCCTACCAATCGCAATCGTAACCATTTCTGAACATATCGGAGACCACACCGTTCTAGGTCAAATCTGTGGACGCCAATTCTTGAAAGAACCAGGTCTTCACCGTACCCTTCTTGGTGATGGTATTGCAACATCTGTTTCTGCCTTCCTCGGTGGACCAGCCAATACAACCTACGGTGAAAATACAGGGGTTATCGGAATGACTCGTATCGCTTCTGTCTCAGTTATCCGTAACGCTGCCTTTATCGCAATTGCCCTTAGCTTCCTTGGTAAATTCACTGCATTGATTTCAACAATTCCAAACTCTGTACTTGGTGGTATGTCTATCCTTCTTTACGGGGTTATCGCAAGTAACGGTTTGAAAGTCTTGATCAAAGAACGTGTTGACTTCGGTCAGATGCGCAACCTTATCATCGCAAGTGCTATGTTGGTGCTTGGACTTGGTGGTGCTATCCTTAAACTTGGACCAGTTACCCTTTCAGGTACTGCCCTATCAGCTATGACAGGTATCATCCTAAACTTGATCTTGCCATACGAAAACAAAGACTAA
- a CDS encoding carbamoyl phosphate synthase small subunit, producing the protein MTKRLLVLEDGTIFEGKAFGADIDVTGEIVFNTGMTGYQESITDQSYNGQILTFTYPLVGNYGINRDDYESISPTCKGVVVFEEARRASNWRNQMTLDEFLKSKKIPGISGIDTRALTKIIRKHGTMRATLTHVGDSIDHITDQLQATVLPIDNIKQVSTKTAYPAPGVGLSVVLVDFGLKHSILRELSKRDCNVTVVPYTTTAEEILHLNPDGVMLSNGPGNPEDVPEALEMIRGILGKIPIFGICMGHQLFAMANGAKTYKMKFGHRGFNHAVREIATGRVDFTSQNHGYAVSREDFPDHLMITHEEINDKSVEGVRHRYQPGFSVQFHPDAAPGPHDASYLFDEFIEMMEAFKQTN; encoded by the coding sequence ATGACTAAACGACTTCTAGTTTTAGAAGATGGAACAATTTTTGAAGGAAAAGCCTTTGGGGCTGACATCGATGTAACTGGTGAAATTGTCTTTAATACCGGGATGACTGGCTACCAAGAATCCATTACAGATCAGTCTTACAATGGACAAATCCTAACCTTTACCTATCCCTTGGTTGGAAATTATGGGATTAACCGTGATGACTACGAGTCTATCAGTCCAACCTGTAAAGGTGTAGTAGTATTTGAAGAAGCTCGTAGAGCCAGCAACTGGCGCAACCAGATGACACTGGATGAATTTTTGAAGTCTAAGAAAATCCCTGGTATTTCAGGTATTGATACACGTGCTTTGACAAAAATCATTCGCAAACATGGGACTATGAGAGCGACTCTGACACATGTGGGAGATAGTATCGATCACATCACAGATCAGCTACAAGCAACTGTTCTACCAATTGACAATATCAAACAGGTTTCTACAAAAACTGCTTACCCAGCTCCAGGAGTAGGTTTGAGCGTGGTACTTGTAGACTTTGGTCTTAAGCATTCAATCTTAAGAGAGTTGTCTAAGAGAGATTGTAATGTAACGGTCGTTCCTTATACTACAACAGCAGAGGAAATCCTCCACCTAAATCCAGACGGAGTTATGTTGTCAAATGGACCGGGAAATCCAGAAGATGTACCAGAAGCACTCGAAATGATTCGTGGTATTCTCGGGAAAATTCCAATCTTTGGTATTTGTATGGGGCACCAGCTCTTTGCAATGGCAAATGGTGCCAAGACCTATAAGATGAAGTTTGGTCACCGTGGATTTAACCACGCTGTACGCGAAATTGCGACAGGGCGCGTGGACTTCACGAGTCAAAACCATGGATATGCAGTGAGCCGTGAAGATTTTCCAGACCATTTGATGATTACTCATGAAGAAATCAATGACAAGTCAGTTGAAGGTGTACGTCACAGATACCAACCAGGTTTCTCTGTGCAATTCCACCCAGATGCTGCACCAGGTCCGCACGATGCAAGTTATCTATTTGACGAGTTCATCGAGATGATGGAAGCCTTCAAACAAACAAACTAA